A portion of the Apis mellifera strain DH4 linkage group LG6, Amel_HAv3.1, whole genome shotgun sequence genome contains these proteins:
- the LOC413782 gene encoding cartilage oligomeric matrix protein isoform X1, translating into MRVIITLIITIFFLVYVVDSSITRDEDLEKNLRERWNDDFVIVFSNIKSKKKQFQVMVEVLLTIKYEKSKMVLMLDRRAKRVILENIDEVGHRVAQYINMDNLNVNSNFPSKNVIFLVHQSQPGARMAVYIDCIYRGVIPLKKTFRELTNSEDNLLIEAFRERKSQVKVYPLARSMEALQEENCLSTLTDTNTESQELRSIDDNNNFETPSFNSARVNLRNKQNHHVHRSKEHNHDETVDLFEDTDQIDLNSRQSNHNRHSVRDRSNRYKHENDRNKYLEFDQDFSSLMKRLQQPEYFNEPIQEKFEVLSNLNESDILNQPINIYHKRVPRRGDIGIQSLDERVCLTDNQIVKTLNELIGATKKIWREIELNRLETHRVLLLIENCAACREPPPVPLTTTTPAPPSCSYKSPCFPGSECRDTPRGPQCGACPPDYTGDGYRCVKITCAHNPCFKGVRCYDQSDRYSCGNCPIGYIGNGKHCELKNVCEPNPCYSEVQCDLISEPPFYRCGVCPNGFTGNGSVCVDINECEIAQPCSLGVQCINLHPGFRCDPCPPGYTGTMIEGVGLEIAMNRKQICQDINECENNNGGCDPYMECINMQGSYRCGACRAGFIGNQTVGCHPAHSICPDLITRCDVNAECVCIDTNVYSCRCRVGWTGDGLICGIDRDNDGIPDRNLHCRDRHCRMDNCPLTPNSGQEDADRDGIGDACDPDADDDGVLNSSDNCPFISNPGQEDNDSDGPDLVGDICDNCPRVRNPKQEDTDDDGIGDACDPDIDNDGIPNNQDNCQKIKNQNQNDMDEDGIGDACDNCPYGYNPNQLDQDGDGVGDDCDNDNDRDRDGVQDDRDNCPDVANSGQNDDDHDGIGNECDNDMDNDGVPNSNDNCPYVYNPDQRHTHNNFIGDACWHDYDNDTVKNIHDNCPNNSLIWATDFRKYTTIALDPFGTAQEDPVWVIHNDGAEIQQLVNSDPGIAIGPDIFSGVDFEGTFFVDDDGDDDFVGFVFSYQDNRRFYIVAWKKAHQPYWVPTPFRAVGDPGIYLKLVDSDTGPGEILRNSLWHNENTINQVKILWHDPKKIGWKERTSYRWQLLHRPKIGLIRFRLYQGKQLMADSGNVYDSTLKGGKLGVYCFSQEKITWSNLLYVCKETVPLSVWNDLPSNLRKEINVDINNEIKSQYSQKSIYYDSH; encoded by the exons ATGCGAGTTATCATAACATTGATTATCACGATATTTTTCCTTGTTTATGTTGTCGATTCTAGCATTACACGAGATGAAG ATCTGGAGAAAAATCTTCGAGAAAGATGGAACGACGACTTTGTGATTGTTTTTTCAAACATCAAgtcgaaaaagaaacaatttcaagTAATGGTCGAAGTCCttctaacaataaaatatgaaaaatcgaaaatggtACTTATGCTCGACAGACGGGCGAAACGAG TAATCCTCGAGAATATCGACGAAGTTGGCCATCGCGTAGCACAGTACATTAACATGGACAATTTGAAcgtaaattcgaattttccatcAAAGAACGTAATTTTCCTGGTCCATCAATCTCAGCCAGGAGCTCGAATGGCCGTTTACATCGATTGCATTTATCGAGGCGTGATACCTTTGAAGAAAACTTTCCGTGAATTAACAAACAGCGAAGATAATCTTCTCATAGAAGCG TTTAGGGAAAGGAAGAGTCAAGTAAAGGTATATCCATTGGCAAGAAGTATGGAAGCTCTGCAAGAAGAGAATTGTCTTAGCACTTTGACCGATACGAATACAGAATCTCAAGAATTAAGATCGATCGacgataataacaatttcgaGACACCTTCGTTCAATAGCGCTCGTGTAAATTtacgaaacaaacaaaatCACCATGTTCATCGATCGAAGGAACATAATCACGATGAAACAGTCGATTTATTCGAAGATACAGATCAGATCGATTTGAATTCGAGACAATCAAATCACAATCGTCATTCTGttcgagatcgatcgaatcgatataaACACGAAAACGATCGTAATAAGTATCTTGAATTCGATCAAGATTTTTCCAGTCTAATGAAACGTTTGCAACAACctgaatatttcaatgaacCTATTCAGGAAAAGTTTGAAgtattaagtaatttaaatgaatcggATATATTGAATCaaccaattaatatatatcataagagGGTTCCAAGAAGAGGAGATATAGGGATTCAATCCTTGGATGAAAGAG ttTGCCTGACAGATAATCAGATAGTGAAAACATTGAACGAATTGATTGGAGCTACCAAAAAAATCTGGcgagaaatcgaattaaaC aGATTGGAAACGCATCGCGTTCTcctattaatcgaaaattgtgCAGCTTGTCGTGAACCGCCGCCGG TTCCGTTGACGACTACGACGCCAGCACCACCTAGTTGCTCTTACAAATCGCCCTGCTTCCCTGGCTCAGAATGTCGTGATACACCACGCGGACCTCAGTGCGGAGCGTGCCCGCCAGATTATACCGGTGATGGATATCGTTGCGTGAAAATTACTTGTGCACATAATCCTTGCTTTAAAGGAGTCAGATGCTATGATCAGTCGGATAGATATAG ttGTGGAAATTGTCCCATTGGTTACATAGGTAATGGCAAGCATTGTGAGCTTAAAAATGTTTGTGAACCTAATCCATGTTATTCAGAAGTACAATGTGATTTGATTTCTGAACCACCATTTTATAg ATGTGGTGTTTGTCCAAATGGATTCACTGGTAATGGCTCTGTATGTGTTGATATAAACGAATGCGAAATAGCACAACCATGCTCTTTAGGAGTACAATGTATCAATCTCCATCCAGGATTCAGATGCGATCCTTGTCCACCAGGATATACTGGTACAATGATCGAAGGAGTTGGCTTAGAGATTGCAATGAATCGCAAACAAATTTGTCAAGATATAAACGAATGCGAAAATAACAATGGAGGTTGTGATCCATACATGGAATGTATTAATATGcag GGTTCATATAGATGTGGTGCATGTAGAGCAGGTTTCATTGGAAATCAAACAGTGGGTTGTCATCCTGCTCACAGCATTTGTCCAGATTTAATAACTCGTTGCGATGTAAACGCCGAATGCGTTTGTATAGATACTAATGTATATTCATGCAga tgTCGTGTTGGATGGACTGGAGATGGTTTAATTTGTGGCATAGATAGAGATAATGATGGAATTCCTGATAGGAATCTTCATTGTCGTGATCGACATTGTCGTATGGATAATTGTCCATTAACACCAAATAGCGGACAAGAAGACGCGGATAGAGATGGCATAGGCGATGCATGTGATCCGGACGCTGATGATGATGGTGTTTTAAATTCTTCAGATAATTGTCCTTTCATTTCAAATCCTGGTCAAGAAGATAATGATAGTGATGGTCCTGATTTAGTAGGGGATATTTGCGACAATTGTCCTCGAGTAAGAAATCCGAAGCAGGAGGATACCGATGATGATGGCATCGGCGATGCTTGTGATCCCGATATCGATAATGATG GTATTCCGAATAATCAGGATAattgtcaaaaaataaaaaatcaaaatcaaaatgatatGGATGAAGATGGAATAGGCGACGCATGCGATAATTGTCCTTACGGATATAATCCGAATCAATTGGATCAAGATGGGGATGGAGTAGGTGATGATTGCGATAATGATAacgatagagatagagatggAGTACAAGATGATAGAGATAATTGTCCTGACGTGGCAAATTCAGGACAAAATGACGATGATCATGATGGCATAGGAAACGAATGCGATAATGATATGGATAATGATGGTGTGCCaaattcaaatgataattGTCCTTATGTATATAATCCAGATCAACGTCATACACATA aTAATTTTATCGGAGATGCTTGTTGGCATGATTATGATAACGATACCGTGAAGAATATACATGATAATTGTCCTAACAATAGTTTGATTTGGGCGACAGATTTCAGGAAATATACTACAATTGCTTTAGATCCATTTGGTACAGCTCAAGAAGATCCTGTTTGGGTAATACACAATGATGGTGCAGAAATTCAACAGCTTGTGAATAGTGATCCTGGAATTGCCAttg GACCGGACATTTTTAGTGGCGTAGATTTCGAGGGTACATTTTTTGTTGACGATGATGGAGACGATGACTTTGTTGGTTTCGTATTCTCCTACCAAGATAATCGTAGGTTCTACATTGTAGCCTGGAAAAAAGCTCATCAGCCATATTGGGTCCCAACACCGTTCAGAGCAGTAGGTGATCCAGGAATATACTTAAAACTTGTCGATTCAGATACTGGTCCCGGTGAAATTCTCAGAAATAGTCTCTGGCATAACGAGAATACAATAAATCAAGTAAAAATTCTTTGGCATGATCCAAAGAAAATTGGCTGGAAAGAGAGAACATCATATAGGTGGCAATTATTACACAGACCTAAAATAGGTCTGATTAGGTTCAGACTTTATCAAGGAAAACAACTAATGGCAGACTCAGGAAACGTTTACGATTCGACCTTGAAAGGAGGAAAATTAGGTGTTTACTGTTTTtctcaagaaaaaattacttgGTCGAATTTGTTGTATGTGTGTAaag aaactgTTCCTTTATCAGTATGGAATGATTTGCCATCGAACTtgaggaaagaaataaatgtggatataaataacgaaataaaatctcaATACAGTCAAAAATCTATCTATTACGACTcacattaa
- the LOC413782 gene encoding cartilage oligomeric matrix protein isoform X2: MRVIITLIITIFFLVYVVDSSITRDEDLEKNLRERWNDDFVIVFSNIKSKKKQFQVMVEVLLTIKYEKSKMVLMLDRRAKRVILENIDEVGHRVAQYINMDNLNVNSNFPSKNVIFLVHQSQPGARMAVYIDCIYRGVIPLKKTFRELTNSEDNLLIEAFRERKSQVKVYPLARSMEALQEENCLSTLTDTNTESQELRSIDDNNNFETPSFNSARVNLRNKQNHHVHRSKEHNHDETVDLFEDTDQIDLNSRQSNHNRHSVRDRSNRYKHENDRNKYLEFDQDFSSLMKRLQQPEYFNEPIQEKFEVLSNLNESDILNQPINIYHKRVPRRGDIGIQSLDERVCLTDNQIVKTLNELIGATKKIWREIELNRLETHRVLLLIENCAACREPPPAPPSCSYKSPCFPGSECRDTPRGPQCGACPPDYTGDGYRCVKITCAHNPCFKGVRCYDQSDRYSCGNCPIGYIGNGKHCELKNVCEPNPCYSEVQCDLISEPPFYRCGVCPNGFTGNGSVCVDINECEIAQPCSLGVQCINLHPGFRCDPCPPGYTGTMIEGVGLEIAMNRKQICQDINECENNNGGCDPYMECINMQGSYRCGACRAGFIGNQTVGCHPAHSICPDLITRCDVNAECVCIDTNVYSCRCRVGWTGDGLICGIDRDNDGIPDRNLHCRDRHCRMDNCPLTPNSGQEDADRDGIGDACDPDADDDGVLNSSDNCPFISNPGQEDNDSDGPDLVGDICDNCPRVRNPKQEDTDDDGIGDACDPDIDNDGIPNNQDNCQKIKNQNQNDMDEDGIGDACDNCPYGYNPNQLDQDGDGVGDDCDNDNDRDRDGVQDDRDNCPDVANSGQNDDDHDGIGNECDNDMDNDGVPNSNDNCPYVYNPDQRHTHNNFIGDACWHDYDNDTVKNIHDNCPNNSLIWATDFRKYTTIALDPFGTAQEDPVWVIHNDGAEIQQLVNSDPGIAIGPDIFSGVDFEGTFFVDDDGDDDFVGFVFSYQDNRRFYIVAWKKAHQPYWVPTPFRAVGDPGIYLKLVDSDTGPGEILRNSLWHNENTINQVKILWHDPKKIGWKERTSYRWQLLHRPKIGLIRFRLYQGKQLMADSGNVYDSTLKGGKLGVYCFSQEKITWSNLLYVCKETVPLSVWNDLPSNLRKEINVDINNEIKSQYSQKSIYYDSH; this comes from the exons ATGCGAGTTATCATAACATTGATTATCACGATATTTTTCCTTGTTTATGTTGTCGATTCTAGCATTACACGAGATGAAG ATCTGGAGAAAAATCTTCGAGAAAGATGGAACGACGACTTTGTGATTGTTTTTTCAAACATCAAgtcgaaaaagaaacaatttcaagTAATGGTCGAAGTCCttctaacaataaaatatgaaaaatcgaaaatggtACTTATGCTCGACAGACGGGCGAAACGAG TAATCCTCGAGAATATCGACGAAGTTGGCCATCGCGTAGCACAGTACATTAACATGGACAATTTGAAcgtaaattcgaattttccatcAAAGAACGTAATTTTCCTGGTCCATCAATCTCAGCCAGGAGCTCGAATGGCCGTTTACATCGATTGCATTTATCGAGGCGTGATACCTTTGAAGAAAACTTTCCGTGAATTAACAAACAGCGAAGATAATCTTCTCATAGAAGCG TTTAGGGAAAGGAAGAGTCAAGTAAAGGTATATCCATTGGCAAGAAGTATGGAAGCTCTGCAAGAAGAGAATTGTCTTAGCACTTTGACCGATACGAATACAGAATCTCAAGAATTAAGATCGATCGacgataataacaatttcgaGACACCTTCGTTCAATAGCGCTCGTGTAAATTtacgaaacaaacaaaatCACCATGTTCATCGATCGAAGGAACATAATCACGATGAAACAGTCGATTTATTCGAAGATACAGATCAGATCGATTTGAATTCGAGACAATCAAATCACAATCGTCATTCTGttcgagatcgatcgaatcgatataaACACGAAAACGATCGTAATAAGTATCTTGAATTCGATCAAGATTTTTCCAGTCTAATGAAACGTTTGCAACAACctgaatatttcaatgaacCTATTCAGGAAAAGTTTGAAgtattaagtaatttaaatgaatcggATATATTGAATCaaccaattaatatatatcataagagGGTTCCAAGAAGAGGAGATATAGGGATTCAATCCTTGGATGAAAGAG ttTGCCTGACAGATAATCAGATAGTGAAAACATTGAACGAATTGATTGGAGCTACCAAAAAAATCTGGcgagaaatcgaattaaaC aGATTGGAAACGCATCGCGTTCTcctattaatcgaaaattgtgCAGCTTGTCGTGAACCGCCGCCGG CACCACCTAGTTGCTCTTACAAATCGCCCTGCTTCCCTGGCTCAGAATGTCGTGATACACCACGCGGACCTCAGTGCGGAGCGTGCCCGCCAGATTATACCGGTGATGGATATCGTTGCGTGAAAATTACTTGTGCACATAATCCTTGCTTTAAAGGAGTCAGATGCTATGATCAGTCGGATAGATATAG ttGTGGAAATTGTCCCATTGGTTACATAGGTAATGGCAAGCATTGTGAGCTTAAAAATGTTTGTGAACCTAATCCATGTTATTCAGAAGTACAATGTGATTTGATTTCTGAACCACCATTTTATAg ATGTGGTGTTTGTCCAAATGGATTCACTGGTAATGGCTCTGTATGTGTTGATATAAACGAATGCGAAATAGCACAACCATGCTCTTTAGGAGTACAATGTATCAATCTCCATCCAGGATTCAGATGCGATCCTTGTCCACCAGGATATACTGGTACAATGATCGAAGGAGTTGGCTTAGAGATTGCAATGAATCGCAAACAAATTTGTCAAGATATAAACGAATGCGAAAATAACAATGGAGGTTGTGATCCATACATGGAATGTATTAATATGcag GGTTCATATAGATGTGGTGCATGTAGAGCAGGTTTCATTGGAAATCAAACAGTGGGTTGTCATCCTGCTCACAGCATTTGTCCAGATTTAATAACTCGTTGCGATGTAAACGCCGAATGCGTTTGTATAGATACTAATGTATATTCATGCAga tgTCGTGTTGGATGGACTGGAGATGGTTTAATTTGTGGCATAGATAGAGATAATGATGGAATTCCTGATAGGAATCTTCATTGTCGTGATCGACATTGTCGTATGGATAATTGTCCATTAACACCAAATAGCGGACAAGAAGACGCGGATAGAGATGGCATAGGCGATGCATGTGATCCGGACGCTGATGATGATGGTGTTTTAAATTCTTCAGATAATTGTCCTTTCATTTCAAATCCTGGTCAAGAAGATAATGATAGTGATGGTCCTGATTTAGTAGGGGATATTTGCGACAATTGTCCTCGAGTAAGAAATCCGAAGCAGGAGGATACCGATGATGATGGCATCGGCGATGCTTGTGATCCCGATATCGATAATGATG GTATTCCGAATAATCAGGATAattgtcaaaaaataaaaaatcaaaatcaaaatgatatGGATGAAGATGGAATAGGCGACGCATGCGATAATTGTCCTTACGGATATAATCCGAATCAATTGGATCAAGATGGGGATGGAGTAGGTGATGATTGCGATAATGATAacgatagagatagagatggAGTACAAGATGATAGAGATAATTGTCCTGACGTGGCAAATTCAGGACAAAATGACGATGATCATGATGGCATAGGAAACGAATGCGATAATGATATGGATAATGATGGTGTGCCaaattcaaatgataattGTCCTTATGTATATAATCCAGATCAACGTCATACACATA aTAATTTTATCGGAGATGCTTGTTGGCATGATTATGATAACGATACCGTGAAGAATATACATGATAATTGTCCTAACAATAGTTTGATTTGGGCGACAGATTTCAGGAAATATACTACAATTGCTTTAGATCCATTTGGTACAGCTCAAGAAGATCCTGTTTGGGTAATACACAATGATGGTGCAGAAATTCAACAGCTTGTGAATAGTGATCCTGGAATTGCCAttg GACCGGACATTTTTAGTGGCGTAGATTTCGAGGGTACATTTTTTGTTGACGATGATGGAGACGATGACTTTGTTGGTTTCGTATTCTCCTACCAAGATAATCGTAGGTTCTACATTGTAGCCTGGAAAAAAGCTCATCAGCCATATTGGGTCCCAACACCGTTCAGAGCAGTAGGTGATCCAGGAATATACTTAAAACTTGTCGATTCAGATACTGGTCCCGGTGAAATTCTCAGAAATAGTCTCTGGCATAACGAGAATACAATAAATCAAGTAAAAATTCTTTGGCATGATCCAAAGAAAATTGGCTGGAAAGAGAGAACATCATATAGGTGGCAATTATTACACAGACCTAAAATAGGTCTGATTAGGTTCAGACTTTATCAAGGAAAACAACTAATGGCAGACTCAGGAAACGTTTACGATTCGACCTTGAAAGGAGGAAAATTAGGTGTTTACTGTTTTtctcaagaaaaaattacttgGTCGAATTTGTTGTATGTGTGTAaag aaactgTTCCTTTATCAGTATGGAATGATTTGCCATCGAACTtgaggaaagaaataaatgtggatataaataacgaaataaaatctcaATACAGTCAAAAATCTATCTATTACGACTcacattaa
- the LOC413783 gene encoding C-Maf-inducing protein, producing the protein MFCFQTPFTRASRVLVSSLSSNKTKTSSMSIILPVNKNSKCDGQDSEVASEGSGSSIGYIDQEPLVSDTSSTDSTLPDIKADYLDPETLSPGPDSLTAPSSVIIVENGIDESNDRNVLLKDNERNNHVIPSSIPEKQSYSNRRCKKLLLRLRSNDSSSNKEENLDAVNDSIEPVSPISNKERGDEEREYKSGKTTTLLTNSSPSVLIDSVESEEDALRNTRVTAVSENDISSLQNAFSESEKKNIFDQETETETEEGSSLPLSPAGPSTGALSSSTVPYYNFLCVNGGTMRQEMTSTSSPQLSSNSNHRSSAESTPVDACNSFNVENSSRIDTLKPESLESTFCLPAARSCPNLERQSAGCSPTSGSSASSPSPGPVGPRFKPIEEGDIQVCFLNYTNLVKKILSSKYLRRWETHHLYLNDTCISSKTRTGFFRQPIPYSNMSDIRKYAVTRWDPTYKNCLSIVLPNSSLLLQANNAYTRDQWYHSILWKRSIFKYQHLVSLNTREEVIIKELKSMVDFALWTSLQDERVSVAPLEAVAKHLEDSVVESPIEKNSEKSSEEISRYQNDRKHWAEVILSVVSPLLDKVALPVCLTRVLVKLAQQHPQSSLVTAISPAITRCLKHTVDFGKSLDMRKLLQVFIASLHATGGEQAIRDYIASIHGSGSDCPHPRVLPNLVSVCVAAIFHRFEVAKRSLPENEKSSTLPPLDCYLLVLNIASEYADWRPEMGALLQPVPFPDEAFALKEVQQSILMCVINRLAKDTRCVVHRVLLPVRESRPGWIHIAAPSSPDCPDQGELFGEMLTTLLACCCRRKKFISWLTKQVRDDCILLAVRDCEAAQEALCLMLEWHLLSSKEAKLQIVSALESTTSGKERYVALCQRQKNLQQLLRKGGPRRLTLPARATDADVALLLNGRALGSLEYLSLAFTSVTSACAEQLIKLPALRHLNLWATQFGDAGLQMISEHLQKLQVLNLCETPVSDKGISTLASLTSLRKLNLNSTKLSVQTFESLKKCLPALQEFDVRYTDAW; encoded by the exons ATGTTTTGTTTCCAAACACCGTTCACACGCGCCTCACGCGTGCTTGTATCATCCTTGTCTTCTAATAAAACGAAGACTTCCTCCATGAGCATCATTCTTCCAGTGAATAAGAATTCTAAATGCGACGGACAAGATTCGGAAGTTGCTAGCGAAGGCTCTGGCTCATCAATCGGGTATATTGATCAAGAACCTCTGGTCTCTGACACGAGTAGCACGGACAGTACACTTCCCGATATCAAAGCGGATTATTTGGATCCGGAGACGTTGTCACCTGGGCCGGATTCCTTGACGGCACCATCTTCCGTGATCATCGTCGAGAACGGTATAGACGAATCAAACGATCGCAATGTACTTTTAAAAGATAACGAACGGAATAACCACGTGATCCCTTCCTCCATACCCGAAAAGCAATCGTACAGTAACAGACGGTGCAAGAAATTGCTTCTCCGTCTTCGTTCCAACGATTCCTCGAGTAACAAAGAAGAGAATTTGGACGCGGTTAACGATTCGATTGAACCCGTATCGCCCATCTCGAACAAAGAACGCGgggacgaagagagagagtacAAAAGCGGGAAAACGACGACGTTGCTCACGAACTCGTCGCCGTCGGTGCTGATCGATTCCGTCGAGTCGGAAGAGGACGCGTTAAGAAACACGAGAGTGACAGCCGTATCCGAGAACGATATATCCTCGTTGCAAAATGCGTTCAGCGAGtcggagaaaaagaatatattcgatCAGGAAACGGAAACAGAGACGGAGGAAGGATCCTCGTTGCCGTTGAGCCCTGCTGGCCCGTCCACCGGTGCTTTATCTTCGTCGACTGTACCCTATTACAATTTTCTCTGCGTGAATGGTGGAACTATGCGGCAAGAGATGACCAGCACCAGCTCCCCGCAATTGTCCTCGAATAGCAACCATAGATCAAGCGCCGAATCGACGCCGGTCGACGCTTGCAACTCGTTCAACGTGGAAAACAGTTCTAGAATAGACACGTTGAAGCCAGAGAGTTTGGAAAGCACATTTTGCTTACCGGCCGCTAGATCTTGCCCCAATCTGGAGAGGCAGAGTGCTGGTTGTTCGCCTACCAGCGGATCCTCTGCTTCTAGCCCTAGCCCAGGCCCTGTCGGGCCTAGGTTTAAACCGATAGAGGAGGGCGACATTCAAGTGTGCTTCTTGAATTATACGAATctggtgaaaaaaatattgtcgaGCAAATACTTGAGAAGATGGGAAACGCATCATCTTTATTTGAACGATACATGCATCTCGTCTAAGACG CGAACGGGATTTTTTCGACAACCGATACCGTATAGCAATATGTCAGATATACGGAAATACGCTGTTACAAGATGGGATCCTACTTACAAGAACTGCCTTAGCATAGTTCTACCAAACAgttctcttcttctccaaGCGAATAATGCTTATACAAGGGACCAATGGTATCATTCGATACTATGGAAG agaagtattttcaaatatcagcATCTAGTGTCTCTAAATACTCGGGAGGAAGTGATCATCAAGGAGTTAAAGTCGATGGTGGATTTCGCGTTATGGACATCGCTTCAAGACGAGAGAGTGTCGGTAGCACCGTTGGAAGCCGTCGCGAAGCATTTGGAGGATTCCGTCGTCGAATCtccaatcgaaaaaaattcggaAAAATCAAGCGAGGAAATATCTCGATATCAAAACGATCGTAAACATTGGGCAGAAGTTATCCTCTCCGTGGTCTCTCCACTTTTGGATAAAGTAGCGCTTCCAGTTTGTTTGACGAGAGTTCTTGTGAAGCTGGCACAACAACATCCGCAGTCGTCCTTGGTTACGGCCATAAGTCCGGCGATCACGAGATGTTTAAAGCACACGGTGGATTTCGGCAAATCTTTGGATATGAGGAAACTGTTACAAGTGTTTATAGCCTCCCTACACGCGACAGGCGGAGAGCAAGCTATTAGGGATTACATTGCTTCGATTCACGGATCTGGTAGCGATTGTCCTCATCCAAGAGTGCTTCCTAATTTAGTGTCTGTCTGTGTCGCTGCGATTTTTCATAG GTTTGAAGTGGCCAAACGTTCTTTACCAGAAAACGAGAAATCGTCGACTTTACCTCCATTGGATTGTTATTTGTTGGTGCTAAATATTGC atCAGAATACGCCGATTGGAGGCCAGAAATGGGTGCTTTGTTGCAACCTGTGCCATTTCCGGACGAAGCTTTTGCATTGAAAGAGGTTCAACAATCTATATTAATGTGCGTGATAAACCGTTTGGCAAAAGACACGAGGTGCGTTGTTCATCGTGTTCTACTTCCGGTCAGGGAATCTAGACCTGGATGGATCCATATTGCTGCGCCATCCAGTCCAGATTGCCCTGATCAAGGAGAATTATTTGGTGAAATG TTAACAACTTTGCTGGCATGCTGTTGCCGAAGAAAGAAGTTTATCAGCTGGCTGACCAAGCAGGTACGCGATGATTGTATATTATTGGCGGTAAGAGATTGTGAAGCTGCCCAAGAAGCTCTTTGCTTGATGTTAGAATGGCATTTGTTGTCGAGTAAAGAAGCTAAATTGCAAATAGTCAGTGCGTTGGAATCGACCACCTCGGGTAAAGAACGTTATGTTGCTCTTTGCCAAAGACAAAAGAATTTACAGCAACTG ctGCGAAAAGGAGGTCCTAGACGATTAACATTACCAGCCCGTGCAACAGATGCAGACGTCGCTCTTCTTTTGAATGGTAGAGCTCTTGGCAGTCTGGAATATCTCAGCTTGGCTTTTACCTCAGTCACTTCAGCTTGCGCTGAGCAGTTAATCAAATTACCAGCCTTAAGGCATTTAAACTTGTGGGCTACACAATTTGGTGATGCAGGCCTACAAATGATCAGTGAACATCTGCAAAAGTTGCAGGTTCTGAATCTTTGTGAAACCCCTGTTTCTGATAAAGGAATCTCTACCTTAGCCT cGTTGACGAGCTTAAGGAAACTGAATCTGAACAGCACCAAGCTCTCTGTTCAAACATTTGAATCCCTGAAGAAATGTTTACCAGCTTTGCAAGAGTTTGACGTAAGATATACGGATGCTTGGTAA